A window from Culex pipiens pallens isolate TS chromosome 3, TS_CPP_V2, whole genome shotgun sequence encodes these proteins:
- the LOC120424183 gene encoding BTB/POZ domain-containing protein 1-like: MSANVSPPRPSAPPRGEPDQQRVKFLVNSELLSDVSFLVGAKGTLIHGHRFPLAAGSDVFYRMFTAEKGPPTTGGPIVVSDVEPDTFLEMLKYVYYDNPTISEDNLVDLYYAAAKYNLMGLKDRCRKFVATEEGSVMKIYQANVKHGFEELNDACLRTISRNPLVMFRSSDFLELPLDLVERISAGSKLRCNDDQLMDALRRWCKHQPEHQTEHFKKLSDQVKRQREQTRDYRCRKWLFFGPICYTIDPCKGTFHVTAQREVLHLYGVGMYVGCHENDQPMSLSVVVMDGEKMIRRSQANVPPRDDIYVYDCMFERVSLRAGTRVTVVCDGPRRQGETPLKKFTFWNRGFTWTGDSTVLKIEDERNYEHTAIAYLLYQVKE, translated from the coding sequence ATGTCGGCCAACGTTTCGCCGCCGCGTCCGAGTGCGCCTCCCCGCGGGGAACCCGACCAGCAGCGGGTCAAGTTTCTCGTCAACAGCGAGCTCCTGTCGGACGTTTCGTTCCTGGTGGGCGCCAAGGGAACGCTCATCCACGGGCACCGCTTCCCGCTGGCCGCCGGAAGTGACGTATTCTACCGGATGTTTACCGCCGAAAAGGGCCCTCCGACGACGGGTGGCCCCATCGTGGTCAGCGACGTCGAGCCGGACACGTTCCTGGAGATGCTCAAGTACGTGTACTACGACAATCCCACGATTAGCGAGGACAACCTGGTGGATTTGTACTACGCTGCGGCCAAGTACAACCTAATGGGGCTGAAGGACCGGTGCCGGAAGTTTGTGGCCACCGAGGAAGGTTCCGTCATGAAGATCTACCAGGCGAACGTAAAGCATGGCTTCGAGGAGCTCAACGATGCCTGCTTGCGGACCATTTCGCGTAATCCGTTGGTCATGTTCCGGAGTTCGGACTTCCTTGAACTCCCCCTAGACCTGGTGGAGCGAATTTCCGCCGGAAGTAAGCTTCGCTGCAACGACGACCAGCTGATGGACGCCCTCCGAAGGTGGTGCAAACACCAGCCAGAACACCAAACCGAACACTTCAAGAAGCTCTCCGATCAGGTCAAACGCCAGCGCGAGCAAACCCGCGACTACCGGTGCCGGAAGTGGCTGTTCTTCGGACCAATCTGCTACACCATCGACCCCTGCAAGGGAACCTTCCACGTGACGGCCCAGCGAGAAGTGCTACACCTGTACGGCGTCGGGATGTACGTTGGATGTCACGAAAACGACCAGCCGATGTCACTGTCGGTGGTGGTCATGGACGGCGAGAAGATGATCCGCCGTAGTCAGGCGAACGTCCCACCGCGGGACGATATCTACGTGTACGATTGCATGTTTGAGCGCGTTTCGTTGCGCGCTGGGACGAGGGTCACCGTCGTGTGCGATGGTCCGCGGAGGCAGGGCGAGACGCCGTTGAAGAAGTTTACCTTCTGGAATCGGGGGTTCACCTGGACGGGGGACTCGACGGTGCTGAAGATCGAGGACGAGCGGAACTACGAGCACACTGCCATTGCGTATCTACTGTATCAAGTGAAGGAATAA
- the LOC120424196 gene encoding protein saal1 — MESSTPEPVEDSPSSAAASGVVESTDLEPGGEILEKLKGDRIGETMYSERFVLSTVLKLPQLDGPLAEDEDFEKDLCSLWDMTIEADVVLFLLKHDVVELLIGLAEGSEDHRLVEILLGIVGNMCCLEETHKVLYENKSLFLSLCGFLESSDTLTLVQLMRILTTILDKSDDEAFCWFKLIREQEDITEKLAFILSSTTSSELIQHTLEAVHAMVNRFTEAEVDYAQLNEFYKMFAKPCLIEGLMEGFKQIYPETGAVSQFEEEYLTSKDLKIIQKFLEIHENFIINANEVYADKIEAIVYCVHRILIPLSSDGSLLPISKAHVRILVCINSIYSAIVYHFHAGTFLALVKIYTILAKVQEQTGAKISEPMDANAEDDDAGSDGEFDIQTALGETLETLYFMAEPIDGLTISNALRASSLNEETIAKLCTALRETMAGDPLLGRTCDLLLESARQVWGQQERGRS, encoded by the coding sequence GCCGTCGTCTGCCGCTGCTTCTGGTGTCGTCGAATCGACGGATTTGGAGCCGGGCGGTGAGATATTGGAGAAGTTGAAGGGTGACCGGATTGGGGAGACGATGTACAGCGAGCGGTTCGTGTTGTCCACGGTGCTGAAGCTGCCCCAGCTGGATGGGCCGCTGGCCGAGGACGAGGACTTTGAGAAGGATTTGTGTAGTTTGTGGGACATGACCATTGAGGCGGATGTGGTTCTGTTTTTGCTGAAGCACGATGTAGTTGAGCTGTTGATTGGGTTGGCGGAAGGTTCGGAGGATCATCGACTGGTGGAAATTTTGCTGGGGATTGTTGGGAATATGTGTTGCTTGGAGGAGACCCATAAGGTTCTGTACGAGAACAAGTCGCTGTTTTTGAGCTTGTGCGGGTTTTTGGAATCGAGCGACACTTTGACGCTGGTTCAGTTGATGCGGATTTTAACGACGATTTTGGACAAGTCTGACGATGAGGCGTTCTGCTGGTTCAAGTTGATTCGCGAGCAGGAGGACATTACGGAGAAGCTGGCGTTTATACTGAGCAGTACGACTAGCAGCGAGTTGATTCAGCACACGCTGGAAGCGGTCCACGCGATGGTCAATCGGTTTACGGAAGCCGAAGTCGATTACGCTCAGTTGAACGAGTTCTACAAGATGTTTGCCAAGCCCTGCTTGATTGAGGGACTCATGGAGGGATTCAAGCAAATCTACCCGGAAACGGGTGCCGTCAGTCAGTTCGAGGAAGAATATCTCACCAGCAAAGATCTGAAAATCATCCAGAAATTCCTGGAAATTCACGAAAACTTCATCATCAACGCCAACGAAGTCTACGCAGACAAAATCGAAGCGATCGTTTACTGCGTCCACCGGATTCTTATCCCGCTGAGCAGCGACGGGTCGCTTCTCCCGATCTCGAAGGCCCACGTCCGGATCTTGGTCTGCATCAACAGCATCTACAGCGCGATCGTCTACCACTTCCACGCCGGAACGTTCCTTGCCCTGGTCAAAATCTACACGATTCTAGCCAAAGTCCAAGAGCAGACCGGCGCCAAAATTTCCGAACCCATGGACGCTAATGCTGAAGACGACGATGCCGGTTCCGACGGGGAGTTCGACATCCAAACCGCACTCGGAGAGACCCTCGAGACGCTGTACTTCATGGCGGAACCGATCGACGGGTTGACGATCTCGAACGCACTCCGGGCCAGCTCGCTGAACGAGGAAACCATCGCGAAGCTTTGCACGGCCCTGCGGGAAACGATGGCCGGCGACCCGCTGCTCGGGAGAACGTGCGATCTGCTGCTGGAGAGTGCGCGCCAAGTTTGGGGACAGCAGGAGCGGGGTCGGTCGTAG